A section of the Heliangelus exortis chromosome 27, bHelExo1.hap1, whole genome shotgun sequence genome encodes:
- the UBE2Q1 gene encoding ubiquitin-conjugating enzyme E2 Q1 — protein MLDQPLPAEQSTQEEVSSEEEDEEMPEDTEDLDHYEMKEEEPADGKKTEDEGIGKENLAILEKIKKNQRQDYLNGAVSGSVQATDRLMKELRDIYRSPSFKGGYYAVELVNDSLYDWNVKLLKVDEDSALHNDLQILKEKEGTDFILLNFSFKDNFPFDPPFVRVVSPVLSGGYVLGGGAICMELLTKQGWSSAYSIESVIMQISATLVKGKARVQFGANKNQYSLTRAQQSYKSLVQIHEKNGWYTPPKEDG, from the exons ATGTTGGACCAACCTCTGCCAGCAGAACAG AGCACGCAGGAAGAGGTGTCCtcagaagaggaagatgaggagaTGCCAGAG gaCACAGAGGACTTGGACCACTATGAGATGAAAGAGGAAGAGCCAGCAGATGGGAAAAAGACTGAGGATGAAGGCATTGGGAAGGAAAACCTGGCCATTTTAGAGAAAATCAAAAAGAACCAGAGGCAAGATTACTTAAAT GGTGCAGTGTCTGGGTCTGTGCAGGCCACTGACCGGCTAATGAAGGAGCTCAGGGATATTTACAGATCACCAAGTTTCAAGGGGG GATACTATGCAGTTGAACTGGTGAACGACAGCCTGTACGATTGGAACGTCAAACTCCTGAA ggtTGACGAGGATAGCGCTTTGCACAACGATCTCCAGATCctcaaagagaaagaaggaacagATTTCATCCTCCTCAACTTCTCCTTTAAG GATAATTTTCCTTTCGATCCGCCCTTCGTGAGGGTCGTGTCCCCGGTGCTCTCAGGGGG GTACGTTCTGGGTGGCGGTGCCATCTGCATGGAGCTGCTCACCaagcag ggctggagcagtgCCTACTCCATCGAGTCAGTGATCATGCAGATCAGCGCGACGCTGGTGAAAGGGAAAGCACGAGTCCAGTTTGGAGCCAACAAG AATCAGTACAGCCTGACCAGAGCTCAGCAATCCTACAAGTCCCTGGTTCAGATCCACGAGAAGAACG gCTGGTACACACCACCCAAGGAGGATGGGTAG